In Scleropages formosus chromosome 18, fSclFor1.1, whole genome shotgun sequence, one DNA window encodes the following:
- the LOC108922227 gene encoding zinc finger protein 771-like codes for MEPFCVNGASLDPNTLMVIVKQEEEEEEEQEEQFSEPQVSSLLVIKQEKEEEPGGHSAPLVMNICLPKDEPDTLEGKSKEKKAKRRRKKRLCEEKEWAPTTAEETPKNDSLWQCRLCHRCFSSSWELTGHCCTGIINKDDGDAAKLEFRCPVCGDRFLRPTAFIMHKRSHVGQSRYVCGICGRTLKTLRKLSSHRRSHTRHQCQYCSRSFCSFEALRGHRLSQHGQEIDEEEGDSMTPPSNASSHLAQLPQSPQCLRCFMTFRDAETAERHLRFKHPAEYEQQLRGHTVFACCVCDRTFPSSRLLSAHQRTHSKWSLTPTCMDKSLQGKEAQVERKLESEVQEQRTYKSETDKDAASSMRCLHCHIIFTDPRTWERHMIAKHPPSPPLIPPSVTGPGHLTLRPPRGQPRPYSCSICGERFIQESSLTKHYTETHTSSGTENVETKKENNFKSNDIK; via the exons ATGGAGCCTTTCTGTGTGAATGGAGCATCTTTAGACCCTAATACCCTCATGGTTATTGTcaagcaagaagaagaagaagaagaagagcaggaagAGCAGTTTTCTGAACCTCAGGTGTCTTCACTGTTAGTCATTAaacaggagaaggaggaggagccagGAG GACATTCCGCACCCCTTGTTATGAACATCTGTCTGCCAAAGGATGAACCAGACACTCTGGAAGgaaagagcaaagaaaagaaggcgaagaggaggaggaagaagagactGTGTGAAGAGAAGGAGTGGGCTCCCACAACGGCAGAAGAGACCCCAAAAAACGATTCACTGTGGCAATGCAGATTATGCCACCGTTGTTTCAGCTCTTCTTGGGAGCTGACAGGACACTGTTGCACTGGTATAATTAACAAGGACGATGGAGACGCTGCCAAACTGGAATTTCGGTGCCCAGTGTGTGGCGACCGTTTTTTGAGGCCCACTGCATTCATCATGCATAAACGGAGCCACGTTGGTCAGTCCCGATATGTCTGTGGAATCTGCGGTCGCACCCTCAAGACCCTCCGGAAGTTGTCATCCCATCGGCGGTCCCACACTCGCCACCAGTGCCAGTACTGCAGCCGCAGCTTCTGCAGTTTTGAAGCTCTTCGGGGCCACAGACTGAGCCAGCATGGTCAGGAAATAGATGAAGAAGAAGGTGACAGTATGACACCTCCCAGTAATGCAAGCAGTCACTTAG CCCAGTTACCCCAGTCTCCCCAGTGCTTACGCTGCTTCATGACATTCCGTgatgcagagacagcagagaggCACCTACGCTTTAAACACCCAGCTGAGTATGAGCAACAGCTCCGTGGGCACACCGTTTTTGCCTGCTGTGTCTGCGATCGCACCTTTCCATCTTCACGCCTTCTCTCAGCCCACCAACGTACACACAGCAAGTGGAGTTTGACCCCCACTTGCATGGACAAGTCATTGCAGGGCAAAGAAGCACAAGTGGAAAGGAAGCTGGAGAGTGAAGTACAAGAGCAGAGGACTTACA AAAGTGAAACTGACAAAGATGCAGCTAGTTCTATGCGTTGTCTGCACTGTCACATCATCTTCACGGATCCTCGCACCTGGGAACGTCACATGATTGCCAAGCACCCCCCTTCACCACCTCTTATTCCACCTTCCGTCACTGGTCCTGGACACCTAACGCTGCGGCCCCCTCGGGGTCAACCAAGACCCTACAGTTGCTCAATTTGTGGAGAAAGGTTTATACAGGAGAGTTCATTGACAAAACACTATACTGAGACTCACACAAGCTCAGGAACAGAGAATGtggagacaaagaaagagaataACTTCAAAAGTAACGACATCAAATAA
- the LOC108922226 gene encoding nuclear apoptosis-inducing factor 1 isoform X2 — protein sequence MTEYYEEGGLLYERSPPMHIKVESPEGPIEGRVSEDGFTREDEDSEGSCDHNGVLPAGLPFNVVVVHPNIVVPMMSGDDDIMPLEPTGGGGKRKSRFSGAELEVLVSEVTRCEGELFGPAGRLRRRERERIWGGILERVNAVSRVPRTLREVKKRWDDLKRRNGGRLADARHRSCCLPPGRGVSGLSRSSQASPKIQQPRQRTGNRAKATYSCFTDADAVGAGDGSERDGFDKEDEAGGRGVNEGDGEGEGGESSMEDKLGLGLGLGLGLPTTSDRWLPPSPLYSAPFLNGTPQPSPQPSLGTQHGPIEVPPRTSWLEDELRGLGEAAVQLGDKVERNLREFGEGFRRDVRTLVASQETLSVSLQQNNVLLQRLLGILEAQQQQQQQQHHHHHHNHNQQQASSIHLSPAVPPAMPPMPPPPDILDGTIQPNPEVDISRRTQQPRRGRSSEQRRRRRR from the exons ATGACTGAGTACTACGAGGAAGGGGGGCTGCTGTATGAGCGTTCGCCCCCCATGCACATTAAAGTTGAGTCTCCTGAAGGACCCATTGAAGGCAGGGTCTCAGAAGACGGATTCACCAGGGAAGATGAGGACTCAGAAGGGAGCTGCGACCACAATGGTGTACTTCCTGCGGGGCTCCCTTTCAATGTGGTGGTTGTCCACCCCAATATCGTGGTTCCAATGATGTCGGGAGATGACGATATCATGCCTCTTGAGCCAA CTGGGGGTGGAGGAAAACGGAAGAGCCGGTTCAGTGGAGCAGAGCTGGAAGTGCTGGTGTCAGAGGTTACCCGGTGTGAGGGTGAGCTCTTTGGGCCAGCAGGGAGACTTCGGCgaagggagagagagcggaTTTGGGGTGGGATCCTGGAACGTGTCAATGCTGTGTCCCGTGTCCCCCGCACCCTTCGTGAGGTGAAGAAGCGCTGGGATGACCTAAAGCGACGCAACGGGGGCAGGCTGGCTGATGCTCGACACCGGAGTTGCTGCCTGCCACCTGGCAGAGGGGTCTCTGGGCTGAGCAGGTCTAGCCAGGCGAGCCCAAAAATTCAGCAACCTCGTCAGAGGACAGGGAACAGGGCGAAGGCCACTTACTCATGCTTTACAGATGCTGATGCGG TTGGAGCAGGGGATGGATCTGAAAGGGATGGTTTTGATAAGGAGGATgaggcaggaggaagaggagtgaATGAAGGAGATGGTGAAGGTGAAGGAGGCGAAAGCAGTATGGAGGATAAATTGGGATTGGGACTGGGTCTAGGACTGGGGCTGCCTACAACATCTGATCGCTGGCTGCCTCCTTCTCCACTTTACAGTGCTCCGTTTCTTAATGGGACCCCACAACCCAGCCCTCAGCCTTCCCTCGGAACACAGCATGGCCCCATAGAAGTTCCTCCTCGCACCTCCTGGCTTGAGGATGAACTGAGGGGGTTGGGTGAAGCAGCTGTGCAGCTTGGGGATAAGGTGGAACGAAATTTACGGGAATTCGGTGAAGGTTTTAGGCGTGATGTTCGGACACTGGTGGCATCACAAGAAACACTCTCTGTTAGCTTACAGCAGAACAATGTCCTCCTGCAAAGGCTTTTGGGTATTCTTgaggcgcagcagcagcagcagcaacaacagcaccaccaccaccatcacaaCCACAACCAACAGCAGGCGTCTAGCATTCACCTTTCTCCAGCAGTGCCACCTGCAATGCCACCTATGCCACCTCCCCCCGATATTCTAGATGGAACCATACAACCAAATCCTGAAGTAGATATATCAAGGAGAACCCAACAGCCACGGCGTGGGAGGTCAAGTGAGCAGAGAAGAAGGCGAAGGCGCTAG
- the LOC108922226 gene encoding nuclear apoptosis-inducing factor 1 isoform X1, protein MTEYYEEGGLLYERSPPMHIKVESPEGPIEGRVSEDGFTREDEDSEGSCDHNGVLPAGLPFNVVVVHPNIVVPMMSGDDDIMPLEPNSSVSAAIAAGGGGKRKSRFSGAELEVLVSEVTRCEGELFGPAGRLRRRERERIWGGILERVNAVSRVPRTLREVKKRWDDLKRRNGGRLADARHRSCCLPPGRGVSGLSRSSQASPKIQQPRQRTGNRAKATYSCFTDADAVGAGDGSERDGFDKEDEAGGRGVNEGDGEGEGGESSMEDKLGLGLGLGLGLPTTSDRWLPPSPLYSAPFLNGTPQPSPQPSLGTQHGPIEVPPRTSWLEDELRGLGEAAVQLGDKVERNLREFGEGFRRDVRTLVASQETLSVSLQQNNVLLQRLLGILEAQQQQQQQQHHHHHHNHNQQQASSIHLSPAVPPAMPPMPPPPDILDGTIQPNPEVDISRRTQQPRRGRSSEQRRRRRR, encoded by the exons ATGACTGAGTACTACGAGGAAGGGGGGCTGCTGTATGAGCGTTCGCCCCCCATGCACATTAAAGTTGAGTCTCCTGAAGGACCCATTGAAGGCAGGGTCTCAGAAGACGGATTCACCAGGGAAGATGAGGACTCAGAAGGGAGCTGCGACCACAATGGTGTACTTCCTGCGGGGCTCCCTTTCAATGTGGTGGTTGTCCACCCCAATATCGTGGTTCCAATGATGTCGGGAGATGACGATATCATGCCTCTTGAGCCAA ATAGCAGTGTCTCTGCTGCAATTGCAGCTGGGGGTGGAGGAAAACGGAAGAGCCGGTTCAGTGGAGCAGAGCTGGAAGTGCTGGTGTCAGAGGTTACCCGGTGTGAGGGTGAGCTCTTTGGGCCAGCAGGGAGACTTCGGCgaagggagagagagcggaTTTGGGGTGGGATCCTGGAACGTGTCAATGCTGTGTCCCGTGTCCCCCGCACCCTTCGTGAGGTGAAGAAGCGCTGGGATGACCTAAAGCGACGCAACGGGGGCAGGCTGGCTGATGCTCGACACCGGAGTTGCTGCCTGCCACCTGGCAGAGGGGTCTCTGGGCTGAGCAGGTCTAGCCAGGCGAGCCCAAAAATTCAGCAACCTCGTCAGAGGACAGGGAACAGGGCGAAGGCCACTTACTCATGCTTTACAGATGCTGATGCGG TTGGAGCAGGGGATGGATCTGAAAGGGATGGTTTTGATAAGGAGGATgaggcaggaggaagaggagtgaATGAAGGAGATGGTGAAGGTGAAGGAGGCGAAAGCAGTATGGAGGATAAATTGGGATTGGGACTGGGTCTAGGACTGGGGCTGCCTACAACATCTGATCGCTGGCTGCCTCCTTCTCCACTTTACAGTGCTCCGTTTCTTAATGGGACCCCACAACCCAGCCCTCAGCCTTCCCTCGGAACACAGCATGGCCCCATAGAAGTTCCTCCTCGCACCTCCTGGCTTGAGGATGAACTGAGGGGGTTGGGTGAAGCAGCTGTGCAGCTTGGGGATAAGGTGGAACGAAATTTACGGGAATTCGGTGAAGGTTTTAGGCGTGATGTTCGGACACTGGTGGCATCACAAGAAACACTCTCTGTTAGCTTACAGCAGAACAATGTCCTCCTGCAAAGGCTTTTGGGTATTCTTgaggcgcagcagcagcagcagcaacaacagcaccaccaccaccatcacaaCCACAACCAACAGCAGGCGTCTAGCATTCACCTTTCTCCAGCAGTGCCACCTGCAATGCCACCTATGCCACCTCCCCCCGATATTCTAGATGGAACCATACAACCAAATCCTGAAGTAGATATATCAAGGAGAACCCAACAGCCACGGCGTGGGAGGTCAAGTGAGCAGAGAAGAAGGCGAAGGCGCTAG
- the prss1 gene encoding trypsin-1 yields the protein MALLKKENNNNTGIITKSSYWNVNRLFFYKKLTLRKERLTSPQQLTFPLEGDDDKIVGGYECRKNSVPYQVSLNVGYHFCGGSLISNQWVLSAAHCYQSRIQVHLGEHNIAINEGTEQFISSSKVIRNPSYSSSTLNNDIMLIKLSQPATLNSYVRTVPLPTSCASAGTMCLISGWGNTLSSGTNYPDTLRCLDAPILSDTSCRNSYPGQITSNMFCAGYLEGGKDSCQGDSGGPVVCNGQLQGIVSWGYGCAMKNKPGVYTKVCNYKTWIQNTIASN from the exons ATGGCACTCCTGAAGAAggaaaataacaacaacacgGGAATTATCACAAAGTCATCATACTGGAACGTCAACAG GTTATTTTTCTACAAGAAATTGACCTTGAGGAAGGAACGCCTCACATCTCCACAACAGC TTACCTTCCCTTTGGAGGGTGATGATGACAAGATTGTTGGAGGATATGAATGTAGGAAGAACTCTGTGCCCTACCAAGTATCCCTAAATGTTGGTTATCACTTCTGCGGAGGGTCTCTGATCAGTAACCAGTGGGTCCTGTCTGCAGCTCACTGCTACCAGTC CCGTATTCAGGTTCATCTTGGTGAGCACAACATTGCCATCAATGAAGGCACCGAGCAGTTCATCAGCTCTTCCAAGGTCATCAGGAACCCCAGCTACAGCAGCTCCACCCTGAACAATGACATCATGCTGATTAAGCTGAGCCAGCCTGCCACTCTGAACAGCTACGTCCGCACTGTGCCCCTGCCCACAAGCTGTGCTTCTGCTGGCACCATGTGTTTGATCTCCGGCTGGGGCAACACCCTCAGTAGTGGCA CGAACTACCCTGACACTCTAAGGTGCCTGGACGCTCCCATCCTCAGTGACACCAGCTGCAGAAATTCCTACCCTGGTCAGATTACATCCAACATGTTCTGCGCTGGGTATCTGGAGGGAGGCAAGGATTCCTGCCAG GGTGACTCTGGAGGCCCAGTGGTGTGCAATGGGCAGCTCCAGGGTATTGTGTCCTGGGGATATGGCTGTGCCATGAAGAACAAGCCTGGTGTGTACACCAAGGTCTGCAACTACAAAACCTGGATCCAAAATACTATTGCTTCCAACTGA